The Gemella haemolysans genome includes a region encoding these proteins:
- a CDS encoding LexA family protein → MATSTERINQIMKEKRLRQIDVLNLAKPFQEKYNIKFSKSHLSQYVNGKSNPDNEKIFLLSKVFGVTEAWLLGYDVHRYERIEEAKINEPQTLQGLKIPVLGTVAAGIPISAVEDILDYEEVPQSWENQGEFFGLRIKGDSMKPDINDGDTVIVRQQSTANNGDVVIALVNGDDATCKKFEKLGNGIMLISNNSEYSPMYFSNEEVLTKPVVIIGRVVELRRKF, encoded by the coding sequence ATGGCAACTTCTACTGAAAGAATAAATCAAATAATGAAAGAAAAAAGATTAAGACAAATAGACGTTCTTAATTTAGCTAAACCATTTCAAGAGAAATATAATATAAAATTTTCTAAAAGCCACTTATCTCAATATGTAAATGGCAAATCAAATCCAGATAACGAAAAAATCTTCCTATTATCAAAAGTATTTGGTGTTACAGAAGCGTGGTTATTAGGATACGATGTACATAGATACGAAAGAATAGAAGAAGCTAAAATTAATGAACCTCAAACCCTTCAAGGCTTAAAAATCCCAGTATTAGGAACAGTCGCAGCAGGTATCCCTATATCAGCTGTTGAGGATATACTGGACTATGAGGAAGTACCTCAATCGTGGGAAAATCAAGGAGAATTCTTTGGACTTAGAATCAAAGGTGACAGTATGAAACCAGATATAAACGATGGAGATACAGTTATAGTCAGACAACAATCAACAGCTAACAATGGAGATGTGGTAATTGCTCTAGTAAATGGAGACGATGCAACATGTAAGAAATTTGAAAAGCTTGGTAATGGAATAATGCTAATATCTAACAATTCAGAATACTCACCTATGTACTTTTCAAACGAAGAAGTACTTACAAAACCAGTAGTCATTATTGGAAGAGTTGTTGAGTTAAGAAGGAAATTTTAG
- a CDS encoding DUF739 family protein, with protein sequence MKFNYDKLLGRIVEVYGNQSNFAKDMKLSERSISFKLNNVRRWKDTEIKLAMQLLKIPESKVHLYFFNE encoded by the coding sequence ATGAAATTTAATTATGATAAATTACTGGGAAGAATAGTTGAGGTCTATGGAAATCAAAGTAACTTTGCTAAAGATATGAAACTCTCTGAACGTAGTATTTCTTTTAAATTAAACAATGTAAGACGTTGGAAAGATACTGAAATTAAATTAGCTATGCAACTTTTAAAAATCCCAGAAAGCAAAGTTCATTTATATTTTTTTAATGAATAA
- a CDS encoding helix-turn-helix domain-containing protein, whose translation MKAFYLEVKEQLEHKGMTIYRLSKETGIFEQTLYSMFNGNTSSPQLDNAVKIAKVLDIDLNKLKVGD comes from the coding sequence ATGAAAGCATTTTATTTAGAAGTAAAAGAACAACTAGAACATAAAGGAATGACAATTTACAGGTTGTCGAAAGAAACTGGAATTTTTGAACAAACATTATATTCAATGTTTAATGGCAACACATCTAGTCCTCAGTTAGATAACGCTGTTAAGATAGCTAAGGTATTAGACATAGATTTAAATAAATTAAAAGTAGGTGATTAA
- a CDS encoding helix-turn-helix domain-containing protein: MARFNVSEVNKRTKLDYFKKLMITEMFNKSISVSELAKLSGVPSSKIQGFKYTQTSILKFDEIVKVATALNIDLNVLKGV, from the coding sequence ATGGCGAGATTTAATGTTAGTGAAGTGAACAAAAGAACTAAACTTGATTATTTCAAGAAATTAATGATTACAGAAATGTTTAACAAATCAATTTCAGTTAGTGAACTAGCTAAACTTAGCGGTGTACCATCAAGCAAAATACAAGGCTTTAAATATACTCAAACAAGTATTTTAAAATTTGATGAAATTGTTAAGGTAGCAACAGCACTAAATATAGATTTAAACGTATTGAAAGGAGTATAA
- a CDS encoding MazG-like family protein: protein MKEFHYDYVTRIIDWAKDREIKEKGRLTKQLLKSDEENSELQNAIESYENGNKDALIQIKDSIGDIYVTLVVSTYLVSERPYLTFRKIKTSKHSSVSIGWLYFIRELKTQDRLLFDVFTNTEATFIDIEVRLSSYINFLEMVAQAYGLELVECIKYAYDTISKRKGKMIDGTFIKEGE from the coding sequence ATGAAAGAATTTCATTATGATTATGTAACTAGAATTATTGACTGGGCAAAAGATAGAGAGATTAAGGAGAAAGGTAGATTAACAAAGCAACTATTAAAATCTGATGAAGAAAATTCAGAATTGCAGAACGCTATAGAAAGTTATGAAAATGGTAATAAGGACGCTTTAATTCAAATTAAAGATAGCATAGGTGATATATATGTAACTCTTGTAGTATCAACTTATTTAGTAAGTGAACGACCTTATTTAACTTTTAGAAAGATTAAAACAAGCAAACATTCATCAGTTAGCATTGGTTGGCTGTACTTCATTAGAGAGTTAAAAACTCAAGACAGATTACTGTTTGATGTATTTACAAATACTGAAGCTACTTTCATTGATATTGAAGTTAGATTATCAAGTTATATTAACTTCTTAGAAATGGTAGCACAGGCTTACGGATTAGAATTAGTTGAATGTATTAAATATGCTTACGATACTATTTCTAAGCGAAAAGGAAAAATGATAGACGGTACATTTATTAAAGAAGGAGAATAG
- a CDS encoding helix-turn-helix domain-containing protein, which produces MLDKEMKIDKKEVGRRIRDFRISKAYTLAEFGKLFKATKSNVSDWENGRVLPNKERQKKLAKLLQITVNELLYGNTEKDVEELYQRLIKLPRDEFINLMMRASIEFESEGE; this is translated from the coding sequence ATGTTAGATAAGGAAATGAAAATCGATAAAAAAGAAGTAGGTAGACGGATAAGAGATTTTAGAATAAGTAAAGCATACACTTTAGCTGAGTTTGGAAAGTTGTTTAAGGCTACTAAAAGCAATGTTTCAGATTGGGAAAACGGTAGAGTACTACCGAATAAAGAAAGACAAAAGAAACTAGCTAAATTACTTCAAATAACCGTTAATGAATTGCTTTACGGAAATACTGAGAAAGATGTTGAAGAACTCTATCAAAGACTTATTAAGCTTCCTAGAGATGAGTTTATTAATTTAATGATGAGAGCATCTATTGAATTTGAAAGCGAAGGAGAATAA
- a CDS encoding ERF family protein has product MDGGSLIMGVEQKILILRKRIKDLNLKPTGYNKHGQFHYYQLSDFLPHTIDICSEIGLYEEYTEDEDYKTLVVKDVEQPTEARIFKMKKMEVPPILPTQPNEKVGVAMQRAGNTVQTVGSVDTYYMRYLYRNLLKLTEPDFTEIMAERNALIQAIQQNLPPQHIQSILSKRNKFRLEDLTNEELRDVWQWILNQRQAQQHQQQEQVEGEQTNDK; this is encoded by the coding sequence ATGGACGGAGGAAGCTTAATAATGGGTGTAGAACAAAAGATATTGATCTTAAGAAAAAGAATTAAGGATTTGAATTTAAAGCCAACTGGGTATAACAAGCACGGACAATTTCACTACTATCAATTATCAGATTTCCTACCTCATACCATCGATATATGTTCAGAAATAGGTTTATATGAGGAATATACTGAAGATGAAGATTATAAAACTTTAGTAGTTAAGGACGTGGAGCAACCAACAGAAGCTAGAATTTTCAAAATGAAAAAAATGGAAGTCCCACCTATTTTACCTACACAACCTAATGAGAAAGTAGGGGTTGCAATGCAACGAGCAGGGAACACTGTTCAAACTGTTGGTTCAGTAGATACTTATTACATGAGGTATCTATATAGGAATTTACTAAAATTAACTGAACCTGACTTTACGGAAATAATGGCAGAACGTAACGCTTTAATTCAGGCAATTCAACAAAATTTACCACCCCAACATATTCAATCTATTTTAAGCAAAAGGAACAAATTTAGATTAGAAGATTTAACTAACGAAGAATTAAGAGATGTTTGGCAATGGATATTAAATCAACGTCAAGCACAACAACATCAACAACAAGAACAAGTAGAAGGAGAACAAACGAATGATAAATAA
- a CDS encoding single-stranded DNA-binding protein, giving the protein MINNVVLTGRITRNLELKQTNNNNSSLNITLAVERNFKDQSGQKQTDFISCKAFGKRAETIAQYCQKGDLIGITGSIQTGSYQKQDGSTVYTTDVMVDGLSFFPKPKQDNQANQFNQHLNNFNQQNNLAQNNAYNGFNNQNGDNALNYINQPHNVQNNGYIRQNNQQQMEMSGTGGINNTNNLFNDFGKDINLDNVFENVINPFKQE; this is encoded by the coding sequence ATGATAAATAACGTAGTATTAACTGGTAGAATAACTAGAAATTTGGAGTTAAAACAAACTAACAATAATAATTCATCTTTAAATATTACCCTTGCAGTTGAAAGAAATTTTAAAGATCAAAGCGGACAAAAACAGACTGATTTTATTAGTTGTAAAGCCTTTGGCAAACGTGCTGAAACAATAGCCCAGTATTGCCAAAAAGGTGATTTAATTGGAATTACTGGAAGTATTCAAACCGGGAGTTATCAAAAGCAAGATGGAAGTACGGTTTATACAACTGATGTAATGGTTGATGGATTATCATTTTTCCCTAAACCAAAACAGGATAATCAAGCTAATCAATTTAACCAACATTTGAATAATTTTAATCAACAAAATAATTTAGCCCAAAATAACGCTTATAACGGCTTTAATAATCAAAATGGGGATAACGCACTAAACTATATCAATCAACCTCATAACGTGCAAAATAACGGCTATATAAGACAAAATAACCAACAACAAATGGAAATGAGTGGAACTGGTGGAATTAACAACACTAACAACTTATTTAATGATTTTGGCAAAGATATTAATTTAGATAATGTATTCGAAAATGTAATTAACCCGTTTAAGCAAGAATAG
- a CDS encoding RusA family crossover junction endodeoxyribonuclease yields MLKFFTPIAVVPRTTAQQKKFSTKTKRFYETGKVKNSKATLQRALSGFQPKEKYTTAIRLKVIWIFEPTQKSKDGERKATSPDLDNLQKLLQDVMCKMGFYKDDGLITDLEVSKRWHKNSGLYIEIEEVEKIDNEFNELMEDLKNGRETI; encoded by the coding sequence GTGTTAAAATTTTTTACACCGATAGCAGTTGTGCCAAGGACTACAGCACAACAAAAGAAATTTTCAACAAAAACTAAAAGATTTTACGAAACAGGAAAGGTTAAAAATTCAAAGGCAACCTTACAACGTGCATTAAGTGGCTTCCAGCCAAAAGAAAAATATACAACAGCTATTAGATTAAAAGTAATATGGATTTTTGAACCAACACAAAAATCTAAAGACGGTGAGAGAAAAGCAACTAGCCCCGATTTAGACAACTTACAGAAATTATTGCAAGATGTAATGTGTAAAATGGGCTTTTACAAAGATGATGGATTAATTACGGATCTAGAAGTCAGTAAGAGGTGGCATAAGAACAGTGGACTGTATATTGAGATTGAAGAAGTAGAGAAGATAGACAATGAATTTAATGAATTAATGGAGGATTTAAAAAATGGAAGAGAAACTATTTAA
- a CDS encoding helix-turn-helix transcriptional regulator gives MTKLDDIMWKLNMTNKKLAKLSGVSTNTINLIRTGNGKGSRKSIRKIASALNVNANEIGD, from the coding sequence ATGACAAAGCTTGATGATATTATGTGGAAATTGAATATGACTAATAAGAAATTAGCTAAATTAAGTGGGGTTAGTACTAATACTATCAATTTAATACGTACTGGGAACGGTAAAGGCAGTAGGAAGAGTATTAGAAAGATAGCTAGTGCATTAAATGTAAATGCAAATGAAATAGGAGATTAA
- a CDS encoding class I SAM-dependent methyltransferase has protein sequence MKILDTCCGSRMFWYNKNNKDVTFVDNRKFYEKLSSGHVVNVNPDVLADFTNLPFKDNEFDLIVFDPPHLIYAGENSWLAKKYGKLDKKKWPEIILKGFNECNRVLSDKGTLIFKWNDSQIHVNEILKIINRTPLFGDKRGKTRWLVFNKIR, from the coding sequence ATGAAAATATTAGATACCTGTTGTGGAAGTAGGATGTTTTGGTATAACAAAAATAATAAGGATGTAACTTTTGTTGATAACAGAAAGTTTTACGAAAAATTATCGAGTGGCCATGTTGTTAATGTTAATCCAGATGTATTAGCTGATTTTACAAATTTGCCTTTTAAAGATAATGAGTTTGATTTAATCGTATTTGACCCACCACATTTAATATATGCAGGTGAAAATAGTTGGCTAGCTAAAAAATACGGAAAGTTAGATAAAAAGAAGTGGCCAGAAATAATACTTAAAGGTTTTAATGAATGTAATAGAGTTTTAAGCGATAAAGGAACTTTAATATTCAAATGGAATGATAGTCAAATTCATGTTAATGAAATTTTAAAAATAATTAACAGAACGCCATTGTTTGGAGATAAAAGAGGTAAAACAAGGTGGTTAGTTTTTAATAAAATTAGATAA